A stretch of the Streptomyces sp. WMMB303 genome encodes the following:
- a CDS encoding DUF5134 domain-containing protein — protein MHNPAVVGWLLTALCAVTGVSCLLRARGAGPDRRAEAGSEAAMGLGMAAMAAPAPWSGTPAAHTVSGWVFGALFGALLARELRLTATERHTAASPGRHLHHLLGSAAMVYMSLAMALGPSGGAAAHHSEAGGLPLVTGTLLVYFAGYVLWTGTRLMPAGAAPGGPVGRRTAVPPVARQAGVAAGCRVAMGAAMFAMLLAL, from the coding sequence ATGCACAACCCTGCCGTGGTCGGATGGCTGCTGACGGCGCTCTGCGCGGTGACAGGCGTCTCATGCCTGCTGCGGGCGCGTGGCGCCGGGCCGGACCGGCGGGCGGAGGCGGGGAGTGAGGCCGCGATGGGGCTCGGGATGGCGGCGATGGCCGCACCTGCCCCTTGGAGCGGAACGCCCGCGGCGCACACGGTCTCGGGGTGGGTCTTCGGTGCGCTGTTCGGCGCGCTGCTGGCGCGGGAGCTGCGGCTGACGGCCACCGAACGGCACACCGCCGCCTCGCCGGGACGGCATCTGCACCATCTCCTGGGGAGCGCGGCGATGGTGTACATGTCGCTGGCGATGGCCCTGGGCCCGTCCGGCGGAGCGGCCGCGCACCACTCCGAAGCGGGCGGCCTGCCGCTCGTGACGGGGACGCTGCTGGTCTACTTCGCCGGATACGTGCTCTGGACGGGGACGCGTCTGATGCCGGCGGGAGCCGCGCCGGGCGGCCCGGTCGGACGCAGGACCGCGGTGCCGCCCGTGGCGCGGCAGGCCGGGGTCGCGGCCGGCTGCAGAGTCGCCATGGGAGCGGCGATGTTCGCGATGCTGCTCGCGCTCTGA
- a CDS encoding M56 family metallopeptidase — MTVPLALMVLALFAAGLAPRVLTRSTWPDREPVLALWVWQCVVGAVLLCCLLAMALSGAAAFTAVRTHVFAGAPHGVAEAYSSSTSAPWAGALSVLLACGGAWTGAMLLREIRDARARRRRRRAELRERAPRLPGESASSSERLVVLEEEKPDAWWLPGANPQLAITTGALRRLKGRQLDAVLEHEHGHARARHDWLLHCSSALATGFSRVPVFAGFRDQVHRLVELAADDAASRRYGRLTIALALVELNEGRGVFGPCPAPVAMVPQRVHRLLAPGPRLSVSRRLRMTAVASLVPVIPVLVAFAPGLSALHH; from the coding sequence ATGACCGTCCCGCTCGCGCTGATGGTGCTCGCCCTGTTCGCCGCGGGTCTCGCGCCGCGCGTACTGACCCGCTCCACCTGGCCCGACCGGGAACCGGTGCTCGCCCTGTGGGTGTGGCAGTGCGTGGTGGGAGCGGTGCTGCTGTGCTGTTTGCTGGCGATGGCCCTCTCGGGTGCGGCGGCCTTCACCGCGGTACGCACCCACGTCTTCGCCGGGGCGCCGCATGGTGTTGCCGAGGCCTACTCCTCCAGCACCTCCGCACCCTGGGCCGGCGCCCTGAGCGTGCTGCTGGCCTGCGGAGGCGCCTGGACCGGCGCAATGCTGCTGCGGGAGATCAGGGACGCGCGGGCCAGGCGCCGCAGGCGGCGGGCGGAGCTGCGCGAGCGGGCACCCCGCCTGCCGGGCGAGAGCGCCTCCTCGAGCGAGCGGCTGGTGGTCCTGGAGGAGGAGAAGCCGGACGCCTGGTGGCTGCCGGGCGCCAACCCGCAGTTGGCCATCACCACCGGCGCGCTGCGCCGGCTCAAGGGCCGGCAGTTGGATGCGGTACTGGAGCACGAGCACGGACACGCGCGGGCGCGCCACGACTGGCTGCTGCACTGCTCCTCGGCGCTGGCCACGGGATTTTCGCGAGTGCCGGTCTTCGCGGGCTTCCGCGACCAGGTGCACCGGCTGGTGGAGCTGGCCGCCGACGACGCCGCCTCCCGTCGCTACGGCAGGCTCACCATCGCCCTGGCCCTGGTGGAACTGAACGAAGGGCGCGGAGTCTTCGGCCCGTGCCCGGCACCGGTGGCGATGGTGCCGCAGCGGGTGCACCGGCTGCTCGCGCCCGGACCGCGACTGTCCGTCAGCCGCCGGCTGCGGATGACCGCGGTGGCCTCCCTGGTGCCGGTGATCCCGGTACTGGTGGCGTTCGCTCCCGGACTGTCCGCCCTGCACCACTGA
- a CDS encoding phosphatase PAP2 family protein — translation MRGAIRAGPAGTWQAAAAAALGAAAVLLTSLALLPWEPLAALDRSTASGLHTSALEHPALTRALRILTDWVWDPWTFRLLLAAVCVRLLWRGERTAAYWVAGTALVGAGVQQGMKAALGRERPHWREPVASAEYAAMPSGHVLTAALVCTVLLWLWRERGTPVTTARWRTALGAAAVSVLGVAFTRLWLGVHWLTDTVVGTLLGTAVALASAAAWAMLRPGERLPGPVPE, via the coding sequence ATGCGAGGTGCGATTCGTGCCGGTCCGGCAGGCACGTGGCAGGCCGCTGCGGCCGCCGCGCTGGGCGCCGCGGCCGTTCTGCTGACCAGTCTGGCTCTGCTGCCCTGGGAACCGCTGGCCGCGCTCGACCGGAGCACCGCCTCCGGGCTGCACACGTCGGCGCTGGAGCACCCGGCGCTGACACGGGCCCTGCGGATCCTCACCGACTGGGTGTGGGATCCGTGGACCTTCCGGCTGCTGCTGGCGGCGGTGTGCGTCCGGCTGCTGTGGCGCGGGGAGCGTACGGCGGCGTACTGGGTGGCGGGCACGGCACTGGTCGGCGCCGGAGTGCAGCAGGGGATGAAGGCGGCGCTCGGCAGGGAGCGCCCGCACTGGCGGGAGCCGGTGGCCTCGGCGGAGTACGCCGCGATGCCGTCGGGGCACGTGCTGACGGCAGCGCTGGTGTGCACGGTGCTGCTGTGGCTGTGGCGGGAGCGGGGAACGCCGGTGACCACCGCGAGGTGGCGGACGGCGCTCGGCGCCGCCGCGGTGAGCGTGCTCGGCGTCGCGTTCACCCGGCTGTGGCTGGGCGTGCACTGGCTGACGGACACTGTGGTGGGCACGCTGCTCGGGACGGCGGTGGCGCTGGCGTCCGCCGCCGCGTGGGCCATGCTGCGGCCCGGGGAGCGGCTGCCCGGCCCCGTACCCGAATAG
- a CDS encoding SAM-dependent methyltransferase: MVPGPEPREIDNTLPHSARIWNYWLGGKDFYDVDRQVGDEIARTNPGIVTTARAQRAFLCRAVHHLAGDLGIRQFLDVGTGLPTVDNTHEVAQRIAPDARIVYVDHDPLVLTHARALLTSTPEGVTHYLDADLRDPDAIIEGAAQILDFDRPVALMLLGVVAHLTDDSAYDVVARLTAALPAGSHLVFSDSAEVVNPEAVRAMVRQWNRTSDNPRVNRSREQILRFFDGLEVLEPGLVSVTRWRPEALPFGEPEEVDNVGAVARKL; the protein is encoded by the coding sequence ATGGTGCCGGGACCGGAACCCAGAGAGATCGACAACACGCTGCCGCATTCGGCGCGGATCTGGAACTACTGGCTCGGCGGCAAGGACTTCTACGACGTCGACCGGCAGGTCGGTGACGAGATCGCGCGTACCAACCCCGGCATCGTGACCACGGCCCGCGCCCAGCGGGCCTTCCTGTGCCGGGCCGTCCACCACCTCGCAGGGGACCTCGGCATCCGGCAGTTCCTGGATGTCGGCACCGGTCTGCCCACCGTCGACAACACCCACGAGGTCGCCCAGCGCATCGCCCCTGACGCGCGGATCGTCTACGTGGACCACGACCCGCTCGTCCTCACGCACGCCCGAGCCCTGCTGACCAGCACCCCGGAGGGTGTCACCCACTATCTCGACGCCGATCTGCGTGATCCGGACGCCATCATCGAGGGCGCGGCCCAGATCCTCGACTTCGACAGGCCCGTGGCGCTGATGCTGCTCGGTGTCGTCGCCCATCTCACCGACGACAGCGCCTACGACGTGGTGGCGCGGTTGACGGCGGCCCTCCCCGCCGGCAGTCATCTGGTCTTCAGCGACTCGGCCGAGGTGGTCAACCCGGAGGCGGTCCGCGCCATGGTGCGCCAGTGGAACCGCACCAGCGACAACCCGCGCGTCAACCGCTCCCGCGAGCAGATCCTCCGGTTCTTCGACGGACTGGAGGTCCTGGAACCGGGGCTGGTCTCGGTCACGCGGTGGCGCCCCGAGGCGCTCCCCTTCGGCGAGCCCGAAGAGGTCGACAACGTGGGTGCGGTGGCCCGCAAGCTCTGA
- a CDS encoding TetR/AcrR family transcriptional regulator, protein MSPRSASVNEELRRRSRERLLQATVELVAEHGYESTTLGAIADRAGSARGLISYYFPGKRQLFQSAVHRLMHLTLTEALERGPTPEGPDSGREVLARAIDAVLGLACSQPVLMRAHMAGILQQEGFVRCDEQQRLAAVLRGAVVRYGSPDPDTDYPLLRANLMGAVVALLLPGAPMPLGRLRGELFARYGLAWQQGTPPEAEEGTEVSHTARTRQLARLRPRGRDTGAGPHCGP, encoded by the coding sequence ATGTCCCCCCGAAGCGCATCGGTCAATGAAGAGTTGCGCAGACGCTCGCGTGAACGCCTGCTGCAGGCGACAGTCGAACTGGTCGCCGAGCACGGGTACGAGTCGACGACCCTCGGCGCGATCGCCGATCGGGCCGGCTCTGCACGCGGGCTCATCTCGTACTACTTCCCCGGCAAGCGGCAGCTCTTCCAGTCGGCGGTGCACCGGCTGATGCATCTGACGCTGACCGAGGCCCTGGAACGCGGACCGACCCCCGAGGGCCCGGACAGCGGGCGGGAAGTGCTGGCGCGCGCCATCGACGCCGTACTCGGACTGGCCTGCAGCCAGCCGGTGCTGATGCGTGCCCACATGGCGGGGATCCTGCAGCAGGAGGGGTTCGTCCGATGCGACGAACAGCAGCGCCTGGCCGCTGTGCTGCGCGGTGCCGTGGTCCGCTACGGCTCTCCCGACCCGGACACCGACTATCCGCTGCTGCGCGCCAATCTGATGGGTGCCGTCGTCGCGTTGCTGCTGCCCGGTGCACCGATGCCGCTCGGGCGGCTGCGGGGAGAGCTGTTCGCCCGGTACGGCCTCGCCTGGCAGCAGGGGACACCGCCGGAGGCGGAGGAAGGCACCGAGGTTTCGCATACGGCACGGACACGGCAGTTGGCCCGGCTGCGTCCGCGCGGTCGGGACACCGGCGCCGGACCGCACTGCGGACCGTGA
- a CDS encoding DUF6214 family protein: protein MKSQSAPPRPAAGRRARNRPFLVPTASSTSAIAAPPSRRRCPRCRSPSRPEHGTVCTRPPTLPPGLRERRPGAVSAAPVRPREASAEPPERRHAGAPNGLRPPPSSGLPRARPSAPRGPGRRRRGYGAAVSERSSCPCCASDQSCRQDGCPSAGRPPPPSPAWKLRGYGSGAGTVPHSAGAPWFAVGVSRPDGTQVEMVAAVVDGGIRLEEVRADPPLSLREFAELAPRLGEPLTLACPSALRPAAPAPTVRTTGPCVLPAAPRPVAPVSTAAPASAPPQPPEPVPAAAVQRRPPVPVAAGGRRRPPGPRGTEALHAAAGAYSAARAQGQDPVLAVMRVTGHSRRKSLRVIASARDAGLLSPRHARRRR, encoded by the coding sequence GTGAAATCCCAGTCCGCCCCGCCTCGCCCGGCCGCCGGCCGTCGGGCGAGGAACAGGCCCTTTCTCGTACCTACCGCGAGCAGTACGTCCGCCATTGCGGCACCGCCTTCGAGACGTCGTTGTCCGAGGTGTCGTTCTCCGAGTCGTCCGGAACACGGAACAGTCTGCACCCGCCCACCGACACTTCCGCCCGGACTGCGCGAACGGCGTCCCGGGGCGGTGTCCGCGGCGCCCGTTCGGCCGCGGGAGGCGAGTGCCGAGCCCCCCGAACGGCGGCATGCCGGTGCGCCGAACGGGCTGCGGCCGCCTCCGTCGTCAGGGTTGCCCCGGGCCAGGCCGAGCGCGCCGCGCGGGCCCGGTCGCCGACGCCGGGGCTACGGTGCCGCCGTGTCGGAGAGATCCTCATGTCCGTGCTGTGCGTCGGACCAGTCCTGCCGGCAGGACGGCTGCCCGTCCGCGGGCCGGCCCCCGCCGCCGAGCCCCGCGTGGAAACTTCGCGGCTACGGCAGCGGCGCGGGCACTGTCCCGCACTCCGCCGGGGCGCCCTGGTTCGCCGTCGGTGTCAGCCGTCCGGACGGTACCCAGGTGGAAATGGTGGCCGCTGTGGTGGACGGCGGGATCCGGCTGGAGGAGGTGCGGGCCGATCCGCCGCTCAGCCTGCGGGAGTTCGCTGAGCTCGCGCCGCGCCTCGGCGAGCCGCTGACGCTGGCCTGCCCCTCCGCGCTCCGGCCGGCGGCGCCCGCCCCCACCGTCCGGACCACCGGGCCCTGCGTGCTGCCCGCAGCGCCGCGCCCCGTAGCGCCGGTGTCCACGGCTGCGCCTGCCTCCGCGCCCCCGCAGCCCCCGGAGCCGGTCCCCGCGGCGGCTGTGCAGCGGAGACCGCCCGTGCCCGTGGCAGCGGGAGGGCGCAGGCGGCCGCCCGGTCCCCGCGGCACGGAGGCCCTGCACGCGGCGGCCGGCGCCTACTCCGCGGCCCGGGCGCAGGGGCAGGACCCGGTGCTGGCCGTCATGCGGGTCACCGGGCACAGCCGCCGCAAGTCGCTGCGCGTCATCGCGAGCGCCCGCGACGCGGGGCTCTTGAGCCCGCGGCACGCCCGTCGGCGACGCTGA
- a CDS encoding sialidase family protein has translation MADVLLAVGTRKGLFLARRPAAGRGGADWDFTGPYFDAQAVYSFSIDRRGSTPRLLAGGDSAHWGPSVFHSDDLGRTWQEPPRPPVAYPRDTGASLERVWQLQPGGEDEPGVVYAGTEPGGLFRSTDGGVSFSLVRALWEHPTREEWAPGGGGLGLHTVLVDPRDARHVTVAVSTGGVYRTRDGGESWEPCNRGVSAVFLPEGRRYPEYGQCVHKIARDAEHPDRLYLQNHWGIFRSDDSASSWHSIGDSLPSDFGFPVAAHPRRGGVAYLFPLNADADRVPSGHRCRVYRTQDAGGSWEALGAGLPEAAHYGPVLRDALCTDDADPAGIYFGNRNGEVFASADEGESWQQLASHLPDVLCVRAAVVD, from the coding sequence ATGGCGGACGTACTGCTCGCGGTAGGTACGAGAAAGGGCCTGTTCCTCGCCCGACGGCCGGCGGCCGGGCGAGGCGGGGCGGACTGGGATTTCACCGGCCCGTACTTCGACGCACAGGCCGTCTATTCCTTCAGCATCGACCGGCGCGGCTCCACGCCCCGGCTGCTGGCCGGAGGGGACAGCGCACACTGGGGCCCGTCGGTCTTCCACTCCGACGATCTGGGCAGGACCTGGCAGGAGCCCCCGCGGCCTCCGGTGGCCTACCCGCGGGACACCGGGGCCTCGCTGGAGCGTGTCTGGCAGCTCCAGCCCGGCGGGGAGGACGAACCGGGTGTGGTCTACGCCGGGACGGAGCCCGGCGGGCTGTTCCGCTCCACGGACGGCGGCGTGTCCTTCTCCCTCGTCCGCGCGCTGTGGGAGCACCCCACCCGAGAGGAGTGGGCGCCCGGCGGTGGCGGACTGGGGCTGCACACCGTCCTGGTGGACCCGCGGGACGCGCGGCATGTGACCGTCGCCGTCTCGACGGGCGGCGTCTACCGCACCCGGGACGGCGGAGAGAGCTGGGAGCCGTGCAACCGCGGGGTCTCGGCGGTGTTCCTGCCGGAGGGCCGCCGCTACCCCGAGTACGGGCAGTGCGTGCACAAGATCGCGCGGGACGCGGAGCACCCCGACCGGTTGTATCTGCAGAACCACTGGGGCATCTTCCGCAGCGACGACAGCGCCTCCAGCTGGCATTCGATCGGCGACTCCCTCCCCTCGGACTTCGGTTTCCCCGTCGCGGCCCACCCGCGGCGCGGCGGCGTGGCCTACCTCTTCCCGCTCAACGCGGACGCGGACCGGGTGCCCTCCGGCCACCGTTGCCGCGTCTACCGCACGCAGGACGCGGGCGGCAGCTGGGAGGCGCTGGGTGCGGGCCTTCCCGAGGCCGCGCACTACGGACCGGTGCTGCGGGACGCGCTGTGCACGGACGATGCGGACCCGGCCGGGATCTACTTCGGGAACCGGAACGGCGAGGTCTTCGCCAGCGCGGACGAGGGCGAGAGCTGGCAGCAGCTGGCCTCGCACCTGCCGGACGTGCTGTGCGTGCGGGCGGCGGTGGTCGACTGA
- a CDS encoding uracil-DNA glycosylase, giving the protein MAARPLNEIVEPGWAKALEPVSERIAAMGDFLRAEVAAGRTYLPSGPNVLRAFQQPFDEVRVLIVGQDPYPTPGHAVGLSFSVAPEVHRLPGSLENIFREMHSDLGLPRPSNGDLTPWTRQGVLLLNRALTTAPRRPAAHRGKGWEEVTEQAIRALVARGRPMVSVLWGRDARNLRPLLGELPAVESAHPSPMSADRGFFGSRPFSRVNELLAAQGADPVDWHLP; this is encoded by the coding sequence GTGGCTGCACGACCGTTGAACGAGATTGTCGAGCCGGGCTGGGCGAAGGCGCTGGAGCCGGTGTCCGAACGGATCGCCGCGATGGGTGACTTCCTCCGTGCGGAGGTCGCCGCGGGGAGAACCTACCTGCCCTCGGGGCCGAACGTGCTCCGCGCTTTCCAGCAGCCCTTCGACGAGGTGCGCGTCCTCATCGTGGGGCAGGATCCGTATCCCACCCCCGGGCACGCCGTCGGATTGTCCTTCTCGGTGGCTCCGGAGGTCCACCGGCTGCCGGGCAGCCTGGAGAACATCTTCCGGGAGATGCACAGCGACCTCGGACTCCCCCGCCCCTCCAACGGTGATCTGACGCCCTGGACGAGGCAGGGGGTGCTGCTGCTCAACAGGGCGCTGACGACGGCCCCGCGCCGGCCCGCGGCACACCGTGGCAAGGGCTGGGAAGAGGTCACCGAGCAGGCGATCCGTGCCCTGGTCGCCCGCGGACGCCCGATGGTGTCGGTGCTGTGGGGCCGCGATGCGCGGAATCTGCGTCCGCTGCTGGGCGAACTGCCCGCGGTCGAGTCCGCGCATCCCTCACCCATGTCGGCCGATCGCGGGTTCTTCGGCTCGCGGCCCTTCAGCCGGGTCAACGAACTGCTCGCCGCCCAGGGGGCCGATCCCGTGGACTGGCACCTGCCATGA
- a CDS encoding BadF/BadG/BcrA/BcrD ATPase family protein → MTAAAEGTGATPRSADGWLLGVDSGGSGLRVALARLPADGHADGGPPEAVGTVTCPEPVRTGPAGIDAAHLSGQLVPAVRALLADAGAAHLAAACVGAAGMATLGTGLRAELPGVFAAEFGVRRLALAADAVTGYAGALGERPGAVVAAGTGMIAMGTDLTTWRRADGWGHLLGDCGSGAWIGRAGLEAALRAFDGRTGGSRALRRRAEAVFGTPLSALPGHLYPRTDRAAVLASFAPEVARCAAEDAVAAEIVRAAAREIAAAAEAVCPVREGTPRPAGAPAAAREPAEPRGRAVRVAFTGGLFKLGEALQGPLRTELAERLPEARIVEAAGGPLEGALLVAARLAGGALALPRDPALLSVAAPDAHGSQAPLRGAGGAG, encoded by the coding sequence ATGACCGCGGCCGCGGAGGGCACCGGAGCGACCCCGCGGAGCGCGGACGGCTGGCTGCTGGGCGTGGACTCGGGCGGCTCCGGTCTCCGGGTCGCGCTGGCGCGGCTCCCCGCCGACGGGCACGCGGACGGCGGGCCGCCGGAAGCCGTCGGTACCGTCACCTGCCCGGAACCCGTGCGCACCGGACCGGCCGGGATCGACGCGGCGCACCTGTCCGGCCAGCTGGTGCCCGCGGTGCGCGCGCTACTGGCGGACGCGGGCGCCGCGCACCTCGCGGCGGCCTGCGTGGGTGCCGCGGGGATGGCGACCCTCGGCACGGGGCTGCGGGCCGAGCTGCCGGGCGTGTTCGCGGCGGAGTTCGGAGTGCGGCGCTTGGCGCTGGCCGCCGACGCGGTGACCGGGTACGCCGGTGCCCTGGGCGAACGACCCGGTGCCGTGGTGGCGGCCGGGACCGGGATGATCGCCATGGGCACCGATCTGACGACGTGGCGGCGCGCCGACGGCTGGGGTCATCTGCTGGGCGACTGCGGCAGCGGCGCGTGGATCGGGCGTGCCGGGCTGGAGGCGGCGCTGCGCGCCTTCGACGGCCGGACGGGAGGTTCGCGAGCGCTGCGGAGGCGCGCCGAGGCGGTGTTCGGTACCCCGCTGAGCGCACTGCCCGGGCACCTGTATCCGCGTACGGACCGGGCGGCCGTCCTCGCCTCGTTCGCGCCCGAGGTCGCCCGGTGCGCGGCGGAGGACGCCGTCGCGGCGGAGATCGTGCGAGCAGCGGCCCGGGAGATCGCCGCCGCGGCCGAGGCCGTGTGCCCGGTCCGGGAGGGTACGCCCCGGCCCGCGGGGGCTCCGGCCGCTGCCCGCGAGCCGGCGGAGCCCCGCGGGCGGGCGGTGCGGGTCGCTTTCACCGGGGGGCTGTTCAAGCTGGGCGAGGCCCTGCAGGGCCCGCTGCGCACCGAGTTGGCCGAGCGGCTTCCGGAAGCCCGGATCGTGGAGGCGGCAGGCGGCCCGCTTGAAGGCGCGCTGCTGGTCGCCGCGCGGCTGGCGGGCGGCGCCCTGGCACTCCCGAGGGACCCCGCGCTGCTGTCGGTGGCGGCCCCGGACGCCCACGGCTCCCAGGCGCCCCTCCGTGGCGCGGGCGGCGCGGGCTGA